One Borreliella chilensis genomic region harbors:
- a CDS encoding lipoprotein — protein MVKKVILISLGALILSCDLLFENEKQKTTNTKNVVGTIPVSIQSIEIRESNQNPTSFEKYYSQTYPIKTLAIDFNINRENEFQKAEDKILSTKGKVESLSILIRKQLLDSKGLTLKNLKEIKNIENLFQKQELLFIFNIKKNKKNIINIMLNPPNDTQKPKNYALLDLKNLIKNNVSEKYLNPIYRFQIKNKKDYHSIDYNKVSISENSIELDLAPHNQIFKMSKNFAQILEILTDINKLRLVIQKEYI, from the coding sequence ATGGTTAAAAAGGTAATTTTAATATCGCTAGGTGCCTTGATATTGTCCTGTGATCTACTATTTGAAAATGAAAAACAAAAAACTACTAACACCAAAAATGTAGTAGGAACAATCCCTGTGTCAATTCAAAGCATAGAAATAAGAGAGTCAAATCAAAACCCAACAAGCTTTGAAAAATACTACTCACAAACCTATCCGATTAAAACATTAGCTATTGATTTTAACATTAACAGAGAAAATGAATTTCAAAAAGCAGAGGATAAAATTTTATCTACAAAAGGAAAAGTGGAATCTTTGAGCATTCTAATACGAAAACAATTATTAGACTCAAAAGGCTTAACTTTAAAAAATCTTAAAGAGATCAAAAATATTGAAAATCTTTTCCAAAAACAAGAACTATTATTTATTTTCAACATTAAAAAAAATAAAAAAAATATTATTAATATAATGCTTAATCCTCCAAATGATACCCAAAAGCCTAAAAATTATGCTTTACTGGATCTTAAAAATCTCATTAAAAATAATGTAAGTGAGAAATACTTAAATCCTATCTATAGATTCCAAATAAAAAACAAAAAAGATTACCATTCAATAGATTACAACAAAGTGTCTATTAGTGAAAATAGCATAGAATTGGACCTTGCACCTCACAATCAAATCTTTAAAATGAGTAAAAATTTTGCTCAAATCTTAGAAATACTAACAGACATAAATAAGCTAAGATTAGTTATTCAAAAAGAATATATTTAA